One window from the genome of Aneurinibacillus sp. REN35 encodes:
- a CDS encoding acetamidase/formamidase family protein → MSQAKACETVFVNTFTNGLLDPSQPMLGPVQDGGHIVANTTPGCWGPMITPSLRGGHEVTKPVYVEGAEVGDAIAIRIKSIRITSLATASGNDKTMEGRFVGDPFVAAKCPSCGISHPETRIEGIGPTSIRCAACGADAAPFLFTHGYTMTFDANNEIGITLHQEAAEKIAGQGKKYMATPAHSVQNPVVTFAPSDLVGAIARVRPFLGQLGTTPSRVLPDSHNAGDFGTFLIGASHDYAVTAEELESRTDGHMDINRVREDAILICPVKVPGGGVYLGDMHAMQGNGEIAGHTADVAGIVTLQVHVLKGVSIEGPVLLPVEEDLPYLAKPITQDEKEKALRLAGNWGLTQIEETAPISFIGTGANLNQATENGLQRAADALGMTVPEVMNRATITGSIDVGRHPGVVTVTFLAPVDRLEKMGIADLVREQYHLTK, encoded by the coding sequence ATGAGCCAAGCTAAAGCCTGCGAAACCGTATTCGTGAACACATTTACGAATGGTCTGCTTGATCCTTCTCAACCGATGTTGGGTCCTGTACAAGATGGGGGACACATCGTCGCCAATACGACACCCGGATGCTGGGGTCCGATGATTACCCCCAGTCTTCGCGGCGGTCATGAAGTAACAAAGCCGGTCTATGTTGAAGGAGCGGAGGTTGGAGATGCGATAGCGATCCGCATTAAGTCTATTCGGATCACGTCTCTTGCGACCGCTTCAGGCAATGATAAAACAATGGAGGGCCGCTTTGTGGGCGATCCGTTTGTCGCAGCGAAGTGTCCTTCCTGCGGCATCTCGCATCCAGAGACAAGGATTGAAGGCATCGGACCTACATCCATTCGCTGTGCCGCATGCGGTGCGGATGCTGCCCCTTTTCTATTTACGCATGGCTATACGATGACGTTTGATGCGAACAATGAAATCGGTATTACGCTGCATCAAGAAGCAGCCGAGAAAATAGCTGGCCAGGGAAAGAAATACATGGCTACGCCTGCTCACTCTGTACAAAACCCGGTCGTTACATTTGCGCCGAGTGATCTTGTTGGAGCCATCGCGAGGGTCCGTCCATTTCTAGGTCAATTAGGTACGACGCCCTCGCGTGTGCTGCCAGACTCGCACAACGCGGGTGATTTTGGTACGTTTCTAATCGGAGCTTCTCATGACTATGCTGTGACAGCAGAAGAATTGGAAAGTCGAACAGATGGCCATATGGACATCAATCGTGTGCGGGAAGATGCGATACTGATCTGTCCGGTAAAGGTTCCAGGCGGCGGCGTCTATCTTGGTGATATGCATGCGATGCAGGGGAATGGAGAAATTGCTGGACATACGGCCGATGTGGCGGGGATTGTCACTCTGCAAGTACATGTATTAAAAGGCGTCTCGATTGAAGGTCCCGTTTTACTTCCGGTAGAAGAGGATCTTCCCTATCTAGCGAAGCCGATCACACAGGACGAGAAAGAAAAGGCGCTTCGGTTGGCGGGGAATTGGGGGCTTACGCAGATAGAGGAAACGGCACCGATTTCTTTCATCGGGACGGGTGCCAACTTGAATCAAGCTACAGAAAATGGCCTGCAAAGAGCGGCCGACGCCTTGGGTATGACGGTCCCTGAAGTGATGAACCGAGCAACGATTACCGGCTCGATTGATGTGGGGCGCCATCCGGGTGTTGTTACGGTGACCTTCCTCGCGCCGGTTGACCGTCTTGAGAAGATGGGCATTGCAGATCTGGTTCGGGAACAGTATCATCTAACGAAGTAA
- a CDS encoding PadR family transcriptional regulator, producing the protein MREHYIHSDLIRGNIDTIILGIILREDNYGYSIIKEIFRKSGETFELKEPTLYSSLRRLESQRLVESYWGEQTQGGRRKYYRITESGREVYIQNLQNWEAARNLIDRLIVSDNKGKEDLS; encoded by the coding sequence ATGAGGGAGCACTATATCCATAGTGATCTAATACGCGGAAACATTGATACGATTATTTTAGGTATTATCCTGCGCGAGGATAATTACGGATACAGCATCATCAAAGAAATCTTTCGCAAAAGCGGTGAAACCTTCGAATTAAAGGAACCAACATTGTATTCAAGCTTGCGTCGTCTGGAATCACAGCGATTGGTTGAATCATACTGGGGAGAACAAACACAGGGTGGGCGTAGAAAGTATTATCGAATCACCGAGTCAGGACGTGAAGTCTACATACAAAACCTGCAAAATTGGGAAGCGGCAAGAAACTTAATTGACCGCCTGATCGTTAGCGATAATAAGGGGAAGGAGGATTTATCATGA
- a CDS encoding GDSL-type esterase/lipase family protein translates to MKLVGLGDSITWGYPSGPSDSWLTILGEKLGYEYINMGINGETTEQMLRRVPQVMAEQPDIVLLLGGTNDAYQGVTLQDLQRNITAIAAQITEGEAPVTLIVCLPPPVQESDAEALLLGYRAWLKKFAEENHLPLIDFYEPLRNPQTGRLEGMYDTDGCHPSRKGYEKMAEVAITACKKFL, encoded by the coding sequence GTGAAGCTAGTTGGACTAGGAGATTCCATTACGTGGGGGTATCCAAGCGGCCCCAGTGATTCCTGGCTCACCATTCTTGGCGAAAAACTAGGATATGAATACATAAATATGGGGATCAACGGTGAGACCACGGAACAAATGCTGCGGCGTGTGCCGCAAGTGATGGCAGAGCAGCCCGATATCGTACTTCTGCTTGGAGGAACCAATGACGCCTATCAGGGAGTTACGCTACAGGATTTACAGCGCAACATCACCGCGATTGCGGCACAAATTACGGAAGGAGAGGCGCCTGTTACACTTATTGTGTGTCTGCCACCCCCTGTGCAGGAATCGGATGCCGAAGCGCTCCTTTTAGGATATCGGGCATGGCTGAAAAAATTTGCGGAAGAAAATCATCTGCCGCTAATCGACTTCTACGAGCCGCTGCGCAATCCGCAAACGGGACGCCTAGAAGGCATGTACGATACGGACGGCTGCCATCCGTCACGGAAGGGTTATGAGAAAATGGCGGAGGTTGCCATTACTGCCTGCAAGAAGTTCTTATAA
- a CDS encoding DUF4825 domain-containing protein — translation MNTCKRKNKIIVLLAVIGLGLLFTIEGVIHPRIKAQEEQYNAAQKNPATHDLKSILPYKNKYMGNHINFIHLNNTLPLADIPKTYQLYPEELTANIHYKESVENLNEREIKRAILYNATASFVLIDNLQAVRYHFSDASYVIKRTSVEKWYGTTLTSLQNTGVWRRNVQSKISDDAYVTAFFSQHIQTSSS, via the coding sequence ATGAATACATGTAAAAGAAAAAACAAGATCATCGTTTTGTTGGCCGTAATCGGACTTGGTTTGTTATTTACGATTGAAGGGGTTATACATCCAAGAATCAAAGCGCAGGAGGAGCAGTATAATGCGGCGCAGAAAAACCCGGCCACCCATGATTTGAAATCCATTCTGCCATATAAAAATAAATACATGGGCAACCATATCAACTTCATTCATTTGAACAATACGCTTCCGCTTGCTGATATTCCTAAAACATATCAACTATATCCTGAGGAACTAACAGCAAACATTCACTATAAAGAAAGCGTGGAGAACTTAAACGAAAGGGAGATAAAGCGGGCAATTCTATACAATGCGACCGCAAGCTTCGTCTTAATCGATAACCTCCAGGCTGTGCGATACCATTTTTCTGATGCCTCTTATGTTATAAAAAGAACCAGCGTTGAAAAGTGGTATGGAACTACGCTGACCTCGCTGCAAAACACGGGGGTCTGGCGGCGCAATGTACAAAGTAAAATAAGCGACGACGCGTATGTTACCGCATTTTTTTCACAGCATATACAAACATCTTCTTCTTAA
- a CDS encoding pentapeptide repeat-containing protein gives MKIPDETEKVYRLFENADELNGRYSHLRADCENCFGLCCVALPFAASIDFASDKDAGKPCPNLQSDFRCSIHKNLRQKGFKGCTVFDCFGAGQQVSQVTFRGIDWHTGQEHAKKMYNVFPIMKQIHEMLWYLTEALTRKAARPIYRELTSARNKMELLSQSSPDSLMELDVPSHRAEVNKLLLQTSELVRAEFLRQRKGSKKSKGIDRRGADLMGANLRGADLRGANIRGAYLIAADLRNADLRAVDFIGTDLRDADLRGANLTDSLFLTQSQINSAKGDIHTKLPHGLSRPPYWSASKNTIT, from the coding sequence ATGAAAATACCAGATGAGACAGAGAAGGTGTATAGATTGTTTGAGAACGCTGATGAACTAAACGGTAGGTACAGCCATCTGCGTGCCGACTGTGAGAACTGCTTTGGCTTGTGTTGTGTTGCGCTGCCTTTTGCAGCTTCAATAGATTTTGCAAGCGATAAAGATGCTGGGAAGCCCTGTCCCAACCTACAGTCAGACTTTCGCTGCAGCATTCATAAAAACCTTAGACAGAAGGGTTTTAAAGGTTGTACAGTTTTTGACTGCTTCGGCGCGGGACAACAAGTCTCCCAGGTTACTTTCAGAGGGATCGACTGGCATACAGGTCAGGAACATGCGAAGAAAATGTACAATGTATTTCCAATTATGAAACAAATCCATGAAATGCTTTGGTATTTGACCGAAGCTTTAACACGAAAAGCAGCTCGTCCCATTTATCGAGAGCTTACCTCTGCGCGTAACAAAATGGAGCTGCTTTCACAATCCAGTCCCGATTCACTTATGGAACTAGACGTCCCATCACACCGAGCAGAGGTAAATAAGCTCCTTTTACAAACAAGCGAGCTCGTGCGGGCAGAGTTTCTTCGTCAGCGTAAGGGTTCCAAAAAAAGCAAAGGAATTGACCGACGAGGGGCCGATCTTATGGGGGCAAATCTTAGAGGAGCCGATCTCAGAGGCGCTAACATAAGAGGTGCTTATCTCATTGCTGCCGACCTTCGAAATGCTGACTTACGAGCGGTTGATTTTATAGGAACTGACTTGCGCGACGCCGACCTTCGAGGAGCGAATCTCACCGACAGTCTCTTTCTCACGCAAAGTCAGATTAATTCAGCCAAAGGCGATATACATACAAAATTACCACATGGACTTTCACGTCCTCCGTACTGGTCTGCATCAAAAAATACAATAACGTAA
- a CDS encoding TatD family hydrolase encodes MNKQLVDSHIHLDQYSDSDMDRYIAEWYEAGIVGVVAVATDLSSAYRTLALKQRYPDFVYAALGFHPEQLLPSSSEVTELVDLLYRERQMIHAIGEVGLPHYVAEAVEQIDEHAECLSGFAALAAELDVPLVLHAVHDKAAHALSIVRAQGVRKAHFHWLKAPDAVVDEVVGHGYFISVTPEVCYRERDRQLVRRVPPSQLLLETDGPWPYNGPFLNQKTTPLLLWQTAAAVATIYDVSTEQVAAWSMRGIQRLYGAIT; translated from the coding sequence TTGAATAAGCAGTTGGTTGATAGTCATATCCATCTTGATCAGTATTCGGACTCTGATATGGATCGATATATTGCAGAGTGGTATGAGGCTGGTATTGTGGGAGTTGTAGCGGTTGCGACGGACCTTTCTTCTGCCTATCGTACGCTTGCGCTAAAACAACGGTACCCTGATTTCGTGTATGCGGCGCTCGGATTTCATCCGGAGCAGCTCCTCCCCTCTTCCTCTGAGGTGACCGAACTTGTGGATTTACTATATAGGGAGCGGCAGATGATTCATGCGATTGGTGAGGTTGGTTTGCCTCATTATGTGGCAGAAGCGGTCGAGCAGATAGACGAGCATGCGGAGTGCTTGAGTGGATTTGCGGCGCTTGCGGCTGAATTGGATGTGCCGCTTGTTCTGCATGCTGTGCATGATAAAGCGGCACATGCTCTTTCGATCGTACGTGCGCAAGGTGTACGTAAAGCGCATTTTCATTGGTTAAAAGCACCGGATGCTGTAGTCGATGAGGTTGTTGGACATGGCTACTTTATTTCCGTAACTCCGGAAGTATGTTATCGTGAGCGGGATCGACAGCTTGTGCGGCGGGTTCCGCCGTCCCAACTGTTGTTGGAGACGGATGGGCCCTGGCCGTATAACGGGCCGTTTTTGAATCAGAAGACGACTCCGCTTCTGCTTTGGCAGACTGCGGCTGCGGTAGCTACGATATACGATGTATCTACAGAACAGGTTGCGGCTTGGAGCATGCGTGGGATACAACGATTATATGGTGCAATCACATGA
- a CDS encoding pyridoxamine 5'-phosphate oxidase family protein, translating into METIRDQKVETFLHEEKIGFLGLADSRQPYVVPLNFVWWQDSIYFHGGDKGRKVDIMRENTRVCFTVCEHFGTLVDPIPAKTDTAYMSVIVFGDVERVSDLDEGTTALQRMLDKYVPGYFEQPLAKAHVQKYRSSAGHAAAIFRIKPDSITMKENPIQYDRLFYPGRRINP; encoded by the coding sequence ATGGAAACAATACGTGATCAAAAAGTTGAGACCTTCTTGCATGAGGAAAAAATCGGGTTTCTAGGACTGGCAGACAGCCGGCAGCCGTATGTCGTTCCCCTGAATTTTGTTTGGTGGCAGGATTCCATTTATTTTCACGGTGGTGATAAAGGAAGGAAAGTAGACATCATGCGTGAAAACACTCGTGTTTGTTTTACAGTCTGCGAGCATTTCGGCACGCTCGTCGATCCCATCCCAGCCAAAACAGATACGGCATACATGAGTGTTATCGTATTCGGAGATGTGGAGCGGGTGTCCGATTTGGATGAAGGAACAACTGCATTGCAGCGAATGCTGGATAAATATGTGCCGGGATATTTCGAGCAGCCCTTAGCAAAAGCCCATGTGCAGAAATATCGTTCCTCCGCCGGACATGCGGCAGCCATCTTCCGCATCAAACCTGATTCAATCACAATGAAAGAAAATCCGATCCAGTATGATCGATTGTTTTACCCGGGCCGCCGCATCAACCCGTAG
- the rsgA gene encoding ribosome small subunit-dependent GTPase A, which translates to MNVLADHYPVVGDWVQLTMIPEENKGVIHKVLPRKTIVSRQAAGTKTEQQVVATNIDYIFLLMGLHLDFNIRRLERYLVTAYDSGAQPIIVLTKKDLCMNVDERVYEVNNIAYGVPIIPLSNVTREGIEHLQPYLQEGKTAAFIGSSGVGKSSLLNSLLKSSAQKTIDVREGDDRGRHTTTHKELFLLPTGAMVIDTPGMRELQLWDAAEGLGSTFYDIEELAQQCRFKDCTHETEPDCAVQAGLAAGTMSQQRLDSYRKLQRELLFAQRKQDTSLAWAEKQKTKHISKWQKQYYKKR; encoded by the coding sequence GTGAATGTACTAGCCGATCATTATCCTGTAGTGGGAGACTGGGTGCAGTTGACGATGATTCCAGAAGAAAATAAAGGAGTCATCCACAAGGTTCTGCCGCGAAAAACAATCGTTAGCAGACAAGCCGCCGGAACAAAAACGGAACAACAGGTTGTTGCAACAAACATTGATTATATATTCTTACTAATGGGCTTACATCTAGACTTCAACATCAGACGCCTAGAGCGCTATCTTGTGACGGCTTATGATAGCGGGGCGCAGCCGATCATTGTGCTCACAAAAAAAGATCTCTGCATGAATGTAGATGAAAGAGTATATGAGGTGAATAACATCGCATATGGTGTGCCTATTATCCCCTTAAGCAATGTGACTAGGGAGGGGATAGAGCATCTACAGCCTTATCTGCAGGAAGGAAAGACCGCAGCCTTCATCGGTTCATCCGGAGTAGGGAAGTCTTCTTTATTGAATTCCTTGCTTAAATCTAGTGCTCAAAAAACGATAGACGTGCGTGAAGGGGATGACCGCGGTCGACACACAACCACACATAAAGAGCTTTTCTTGCTGCCTACAGGTGCGATGGTGATCGATACGCCGGGAATGCGTGAACTGCAGCTATGGGATGCTGCGGAAGGATTAGGAAGTACATTCTATGATATTGAGGAGCTGGCCCAGCAATGCCGGTTTAAAGATTGCACGCACGAGACGGAACCGGATTGTGCCGTACAAGCGGGTCTGGCCGCAGGGACTATGTCACAGCAGCGATTGGATAGCTACCGGAAACTGCAGCGCGAACTTCTTTTTGCACAAAGAAAGCAGGATACTTCGCTCGCCTGGGCAGAAAAGCAAAAGACGAAGCATATCAGTAAATGGCAAAAACAATATTATAAAAAACGGTAA
- a CDS encoding permease prefix domain 1-containing protein has protein sequence MIKKELAEYVDNIFARHKPTKEINELKEEILSNLEEKAEDYIEQGLTPAKAFAKAVQHIDSADLIIGGNKRIYINRYWLELIQTALIYSLLIWILTMPSRILLEEARLNTTMLLASIVVGIVYLLAGWRIRHTTPNKVSLVNTENIRKWQKRVWIIWVVFILVIVGAMAALRFGSNLWFWRSIEISGPYQFAMLSYSFLSPLISIVIPLLFTKACTLLGQYEVYE, from the coding sequence ATGATAAAGAAAGAACTAGCGGAATATGTAGATAACATATTTGCCAGACATAAACCGACGAAAGAGATCAATGAGCTGAAAGAAGAAATTCTCAGCAACCTTGAAGAAAAAGCGGAGGATTATATAGAACAGGGCCTAACACCTGCGAAAGCCTTTGCTAAAGCGGTACAGCACATTGATTCTGCGGATCTAATCATAGGAGGGAATAAGCGAATCTACATTAACCGCTACTGGCTGGAACTGATCCAGACTGCTCTTATCTATTCCTTGCTTATCTGGATTTTAACGATGCCATCTAGAATACTGCTTGAAGAGGCGCGATTGAATACAACGATGCTGCTGGCTAGTATTGTCGTCGGTATCGTTTACCTTTTGGCGGGCTGGCGTATACGTCACACGACACCAAACAAGGTATCCTTGGTCAATACAGAAAATATCCGCAAATGGCAAAAGCGCGTGTGGATCATTTGGGTGGTATTCATCCTTGTTATCGTAGGTGCCATGGCAGCACTGCGTTTTGGAAGTAATCTGTGGTTTTGGCGCTCGATTGAGATCTCAGGACCGTATCAATTTGCTATGCTTTCATATTCCTTCCTATCTCCCTTGATCTCCATCGTTATACCGCTCTTGTTTACGAAAGCCTGCACATTGCTGGGACAATACGAGGTATATGAATGA
- a CDS encoding DUF2203 domain-containing protein, which produces MSKQFFTVEEANALLPVIRQEIAFLQNVRNEFRQKYLELTTYKRRKEQQTSINIEDEYVFTMESGLEFLEMQAQMHVSNIRAHGAQLKEIDPGLVDFPAVMNGEEVLLCWREGEESITHYHGLYEGFAGRKEIE; this is translated from the coding sequence ATGTCGAAACAATTTTTTACTGTAGAAGAAGCGAATGCCCTTCTTCCTGTGATTCGTCAAGAGATTGCCTTTCTGCAGAATGTTCGCAATGAATTTCGGCAGAAGTATTTAGAGTTGACTACGTATAAAAGACGTAAAGAACAACAGACGTCCATTAATATAGAAGATGAATATGTGTTTACGATGGAAAGCGGGTTAGAGTTTTTGGAGATGCAGGCGCAGATGCATGTCAGCAACATTCGCGCGCACGGTGCACAGCTTAAGGAAATTGATCCTGGATTGGTTGATTTTCCTGCGGTGATGAATGGTGAGGAAGTGCTGTTGTGCTGGCGGGAAGGCGAAGAGTCGATTACGCACTACCATGGACTCTATGAGGGGTTCGCCGGGCGGAAAGAGATTGAATAA
- a CDS encoding GNAT family N-acetyltransferase, producing the protein MTHRMLEIQLRDVTEEDLPLFFEHQVDATANHMAAFTAKDPTDKKAFFAHWAKIMNNENIMSKTILFNGDAAGHIIKFEQFGQPEVTYWIGAEYWGKGMATKALSSFLRLVKERPLYARAAKDNLGSIRVLKKCGFILVGEDKGFANARGQEIEEFLFEKA; encoded by the coding sequence ATGACACACCGTATGCTTGAGATTCAACTGCGGGACGTAACAGAAGAGGACCTTCCGCTATTCTTCGAGCATCAAGTAGATGCAACAGCCAACCATATGGCAGCCTTCACAGCCAAAGATCCGACAGACAAGAAAGCTTTCTTCGCACACTGGGCAAAAATTATGAATAACGAGAACATCATGAGCAAGACTATTCTTTTTAATGGAGATGCAGCCGGCCATATCATAAAATTTGAACAGTTCGGTCAACCAGAAGTCACCTATTGGATCGGGGCAGAATATTGGGGCAAGGGGATGGCTACCAAGGCTCTCTCATCGTTTTTGAGGCTTGTCAAAGAGCGCCCGTTGTATGCGCGTGCTGCAAAGGATAATCTCGGCTCTATCCGAGTACTTAAGAAATGCGGATTTATACTAGTTGGGGAGGACAAGGGATTCGCCAATGCGCGTGGTCAGGAAATTGAGGAATTTCTCTTCGAAAAAGCGTGA
- a CDS encoding RNA polymerase sigma factor: protein MNTAYPLENARSRTEVKNLEQLQSALNRYCLAITGSHWDAEDLVQETWLKALRTDIIFRHANPEAFLLRIAKNTWIDQSRRKNRLAQILQQERVEVIPADHGSFEIERTFQALMKHLSPLQRAVFLLRNVFGYSSAETARMLKTTEGAAKAALHRARHALLSVQDELEKEEVPLPEEEGLQVFLRALAAAYQTGDITRLVQLAQQDGVEPAMAIGLVQNEQLWHAHPIHQHTMQMAA from the coding sequence ATGAATACAGCGTACCCGTTAGAAAATGCAAGGAGTAGGACAGAAGTGAAAAATCTGGAACAGCTGCAATCCGCATTGAACCGCTACTGCTTAGCCATCACAGGGTCTCATTGGGATGCCGAGGACCTTGTGCAGGAGACCTGGCTTAAGGCGCTCCGCACGGATATCATTTTCAGGCATGCGAATCCCGAAGCGTTTTTGCTGCGGATTGCAAAGAATACATGGATTGACCAGTCACGAAGGAAGAACCGCCTGGCACAGATCTTACAGCAGGAGAGGGTAGAAGTGATACCCGCAGATCATGGGTCCTTTGAAATCGAGAGGACGTTTCAAGCCTTAATGAAGCATTTGTCACCTCTGCAGCGAGCCGTCTTTTTATTGCGCAATGTATTCGGATATTCGAGCGCGGAGACAGCCCGTATGCTCAAGACAACAGAAGGGGCAGCGAAAGCGGCTCTGCACCGGGCGCGCCATGCGCTTCTCTCTGTTCAAGATGAGCTTGAGAAAGAAGAAGTGCCGCTGCCTGAAGAAGAAGGATTGCAAGTATTTTTACGGGCGCTTGCCGCCGCCTACCAAACAGGAGATATTACAAGACTGGTGCAGCTTGCTCAGCAGGATGGGGTTGAGCCTGCTATGGCAATTGGACTTGTCCAAAACGAACAGCTCTGGCATGCTCATCCTATACATCAGCATACTATGCAAATGGCCGCTTAA
- a CDS encoding potassium channel family protein: MISFLLTLRKMLTGLAHAFKEKNFRTLFFLTLFILLSGTLFYNQVEGFTYIDALYFSVMTLTTVGDAVLAPHTTFGKIFTMIYTFAGIGIIFGVIYYIARGIHNSKEPKDKKSA; this comes from the coding sequence ATGATTTCGTTTTTATTAACGTTAAGAAAGATGCTGACAGGTCTCGCACATGCATTCAAGGAGAAAAACTTTCGCACGCTTTTCTTCCTCACTTTGTTCATTTTGTTATCTGGAACTTTGTTTTACAATCAAGTGGAAGGCTTCACCTATATTGATGCGCTGTACTTCAGTGTTATGACGCTGACAACGGTAGGGGATGCGGTACTTGCACCGCATACGACGTTTGGAAAAATTTTCACGATGATTTATACATTCGCCGGAATTGGGATTATTTTTGGCGTGATCTACTATATCGCACGGGGCATTCATAATTCGAAAGAACCGAAAGATAAGAAATCCGCATAG